Below is a genomic region from Echinicola rosea.
TGGCGTAGCCCTCAAGGGAAGAGAGCAAGATTCTTCTCAGCGCATTACCAATTGTAACCCCGTAACCTTTTTCAAGTGGCTTAAAAGTGAACAAACCGTGGAAATCATCGGCTTTTTCCATCACCACTTTTTCGGGCATTTGAAATGCAAGTATGGACATATCAATAGTTCTTTTAAGTCAGAAAGTTTAGTTATTACTTAGAGTATAATTCGACGATAAGTTGCTCCTTGATATTCTCAGGAATGTCCTCTCTTACGGGAACACTTACAAACTTACCAGATAGTGAATTATTATCCCACTCTAACCAGGAATAACGGTTTGCTCTACCTGCAAGACTGGAGGTAATCGCCTCAAGCGACTTAGATCGCTCTCTAACTGACACAATATCACCTGGTTTTAATGTATATGAAGGAATGTTAACCAATTCCCCATTTACCAATATATGCTTATGAGAAACCAATTGTCTCGCTCCTCGTCTGGTCGGTGCTATACCCAATCTGAACACCGTGTTGTCCAGACGAGCTTCCAACAACTGAAGAAGGTTTTCACCGGTAATTCCTTGTTTTCTGGAAGCAATTCCAAACATTTTGGCAAACTGACGCTCCAATACACCGTAGATGTATTTTGCTTTTTGCTTTTCAGCTAGCTGAATTGCATATTCAGACTGCTTCTTTCTTCTTCCTCTTCCGTGTTGACCAGGAGGATAGTTTTTCTTCTGAAGTGCCTTGCTCTGTCCTTCGATAGGCTCTCCGAATTTTCTAGAAATTTTCGCTTTTGGACCTCTATATCTAGCCATTCTTATTTCTTCGTTAAATTAAACTCTTCTACGTTTTGGAGGACGACATCCATTATGAGGAAGCGGAGTCACATCGATAATCGTAGTAACATCAAGACCTACATTCTGCAATGTTCTGATTGCAGACTCTCTACCAGAACCTGGACCTTTTACAAACACTTCGATCTTACGAAGACCCAGGTCATATGCTACCTGTCCACAATTTTGTGCGGCCATTTGAGCGGCATATGGAGTGTTTTTCTTAGAACCTCTGAAGCCCATCTTACCGGCTGAAGCCCAGGAAATCACTTGACCTGAATTATTGGTAATGGAAATAATGATGTTGTTAAAAGAAGCTTTGATGTGGGCCTGGCCTACAGCTTCCACCTTAACAACTCTCTTTTTTCCTTTCGCTTTATCGTTTCTTCTTTGAGCCATAATCTATATCAAGATTTATTTAGTTGCCTTCTTCTTGTTAGCAACAGTCTTTCTCTTACCTTTTCTAGTTCTAGCGTTGTTCTTTGTCTTCTGACCTCTTACTGGAAGCCCTTTTCTATGACGAAGACCTCTATAACAACCGATATCCATCAATCTCTTAATGTTCAACTGAACCTCGGATTTCAAAACACCTTCTGTTTTGAACTCTTCAGCAATGATATTCCTGATCGCGGTAGATTCATCATCTGTCCACTCTCCGGCCTTTTTATCAAACGATATTCCCGCTTTTGTAAGGATCGCTTTCGCAGAGCTTCTGCCTATTCCGAAGATATAGGTCAAGCCAATTTCCCCGCGCTTATTGTCGGGAATGTCAACACCTGCAATTCTAGCCATAATTTTAACCTTGTCTTTGTTTAAACTTAGGATTCTTCTTGTTGATGACGTAAAGTTTACCTTTTCTTCTGATCACTTTACAGTCAGCACTTCTCTTTTTGATAGATGCCTTTACTTTCATGACATTTTATTTATATCGATATACAATTCTGCCTTTCGAAAGATCATATGGAGACATTTCTAGTTTTACCTTGTCCCCAGGCAAGATCTTTATGTAATTCATTCTCATTTTACCGGAAATATGGGCAATCAGTTGATGTCCATTTTCCAGTTCCACTTTAAACATCGCGTTGGATAACGCTTCTATGATCGTGCCATCCTGCTCTATTGATGCTTGTTTAGCCATATTTAGAATTTAAAGTTTTCTTCTATGTATTGATGCGTAGTGAGTATTTCTGTCCTATCCTCAAATATTGCTATGGTATGTTCGTAATGTGCCGACGGCTTCCGGTCCGCGGTCCTAATCGTCCATCCATCTCTTTCTTGGACGACATTCCTGGTTCCTAGATTTACCATGGGCTCAATGGCGATTACCATACCATCTTTTAACAAAGGGCCACTCCCTTTTTTACCGTAATTTGGAACCTCTGGCGACTCATGGAGGCTCTTGCCAACACCATGTCCGACGAGCTCTCTTACCACTGTATATCCGCGGGCCTCGACAAACTTTTGGATGGCATTACCGACATCACCAATTCGATTACCTAACACGGCTTTTTCAATACCTAGGTACAATGACTCTTTAGTGTCTTTGAGCAATGACAATACTTTTGGGGAAACTTCACCGACAGGGTAAGTATAAGCGCAATCGCTATGAAAACCTTGGTGAAAGACTCCACAATCTATTGAGATTATATCGCCATCTTTCAAAACTCTATCACTAGGAAATCCATGAACTACTACTTCGTTCACAGAAATACATAATGAGGCGGGAAAACCATTGTAACCTTTAAAGGAAGGTACTCCTCCGTGATCCCTTATAAATTCTTCAGCAATTTTATCAAGGTGTGAGGTCGTTACCCCTGCCTTAACAAGCTTGGCCACTTCTCCGTGAGCCTTGCCTAATATTTGAGCACTTTCTTTAATTAACTGGACTTCTTCTGAAGTCTTGTAGTGTATCATATTATGCTACTGCGTAATTTGAAGGATTGTTCTTCATGTTTCCACTTTTCATCATCCCTTCATAATGCCTCATCAGCAAGTAGCTCTCTATTTGACGCAATGTATCCATGATCACTCCCACCATAATCAGTAAGGAGGTTCCTCCATAAAACTGGGCAAACTGGTTACCCACTCCCGCGATCATGGCAAAAGCAGGCATTATAGCCACCAGTGCCAATAGCACAGAACCCGGGAGTGTAATCCTGGATATAATGTTATCAATAAAGTCGGCTGTAGGAGCCCCCGGCTTCACACCCGGAACAAAGCCTCCGTTTCTTTTCATATCTTCAGCTATCTGCTCTGGATTTACCGTAATAGCTGTATAGAAGAAAGTGAAAAGGATAATCATCAAGGCAAATACCAAGTTGTATTGCCAAGAGGTAGGGTTACTGAACGTGCTTCCAATATAATTGGCTATATCACTTTCAGAAGACCAAATTTGAGCGATCAATGCCGGTACAAACATCAAGGATTGTGCAAAGATAATCGGCATTACACCGGATGCATTTACCTTAATAGGAATGTATTGGCGCTGTCCCCCATAAACTTTTCCTCCTACTACTTGTTTGGCATATTGAACAGGGATTCTTCTAGTAGCTTCTGTCAGGGCAACTACACCCACGACGACGAAGAACAATACAAAGAATTCAATAATCAATAACAACGCACCAGAAGTTCCTTTAGAAACAACCTCTCCGAGGATAGCTCCTGGCAAGTTAGAAATGATACCAATCATGATCAGCATAGAGATACCGTTTCCGATTCCTTTCTCAGTGATTTTTTCTCCCA
It encodes:
- the rpsD gene encoding 30S ribosomal protein S4; its protein translation is MARYRGPKAKISRKFGEPIEGQSKALQKKNYPPGQHGRGRRKKQSEYAIQLAEKQKAKYIYGVLERQFAKMFGIASRKQGITGENLLQLLEARLDNTVFRLGIAPTRRGARQLVSHKHILVNGELVNIPSYTLKPGDIVSVRERSKSLEAITSSLAGRANRYSWLEWDNNSLSGKFVSVPVREDIPENIKEQLIVELYSK
- the rpsK gene encoding 30S ribosomal protein S11: MAQRRNDKAKGKKRVVKVEAVGQAHIKASFNNIIISITNNSGQVISWASAGKMGFRGSKKNTPYAAQMAAQNCGQVAYDLGLRKIEVFVKGPGSGRESAIRTLQNVGLDVTTIIDVTPLPHNGCRPPKRRRV
- the rpsM gene encoding 30S ribosomal protein S13, whose translation is MARIAGVDIPDNKRGEIGLTYIFGIGRSSAKAILTKAGISFDKKAGEWTDDESTAIRNIIAEEFKTEGVLKSEVQLNIKRLMDIGCYRGLRHRKGLPVRGQKTKNNARTRKGKRKTVANKKKATK
- the ykgO gene encoding type B 50S ribosomal protein L36 — encoded protein: MKVKASIKKRSADCKVIRRKGKLYVINKKNPKFKQRQG
- the infA gene encoding translation initiation factor IF-1; translation: MAKQASIEQDGTIIEALSNAMFKVELENGHQLIAHISGKMRMNYIKILPGDKVKLEMSPYDLSKGRIVYRYK
- the map gene encoding type I methionyl aminopeptidase, encoding MIHYKTSEEVQLIKESAQILGKAHGEVAKLVKAGVTTSHLDKIAEEFIRDHGGVPSFKGYNGFPASLCISVNEVVVHGFPSDRVLKDGDIISIDCGVFHQGFHSDCAYTYPVGEVSPKVLSLLKDTKESLYLGIEKAVLGNRIGDVGNAIQKFVEARGYTVVRELVGHGVGKSLHESPEVPNYGKKGSGPLLKDGMVIAIEPMVNLGTRNVVQERDGWTIRTADRKPSAHYEHTIAIFEDRTEILTTHQYIEENFKF
- the secY gene encoding preprotein translocase subunit SecY is translated as MKKFISTVKNIFSIEDLRIRIVNTIGFLVVFRLGSYIVLPGVDPDQLEGSSEGIFGLIDTFLGGAFSNASIFGLGIMPYISASIVLQLLTVGVPYFQKLQKEGESGRKRINQITRVLTILITLAQGIGYIKATIPNDAILVSQVLFMFSSLILLTSGTMFCMWLGEKITEKGIGNGISMLIMIGIISNLPGAILGEVVSKGTSGALLLIIEFFVLFFVVVGVVALTEATRRIPVQYAKQVVGGKVYGGQRQYIPIKVNASGVMPIIFAQSLMFVPALIAQIWSSESDIANYIGSTFSNPTSWQYNLVFALMIILFTFFYTAITVNPEQIAEDMKRNGGFVPGVKPGAPTADFIDNIISRITLPGSVLLALVAIMPAFAMIAGVGNQFAQFYGGTSLLIMVGVIMDTLRQIESYLLMRHYEGMMKSGNMKNNPSNYAVA